One part of the Gemmatimonadaceae bacterium genome encodes these proteins:
- a CDS encoding RagB/SusD family nutrient uptake outer membrane protein produces MTILRTRHGYVARGVLTLFAGFSMACSGIFDVEDPQAFGNDDLNNPVIVKNVADGAEGSLQQAYDDFVTVAALLGDEMESTSTWIDWENISDGRLRGDEATGGSFSGPQDQLLRARFAAQDAARRVTEVLGAGAATSPLMAQVLWTDAFADLTVGMGWCEGPLVANGPRAPNTEFFKQAVTKLTAALTAANSIAAAADKANWVNTITASRARANLFAGNYDAALADALAVPAGFVKNAIYAEAAGNQQSTTGNQFHQNRNRSGGLRRMYHSRVLGTFTTTAYATGALADWYDNTKPDPRMSVNRKSGELGVNNRFAYYGITKYADRAADQPMISSREMNLIAAEVYMRKNDYANMTAKLNIDRRANGLADIVAPTTAAAAQNALLNERMAVLFTEGQRALDLHRFNLVTSVLGAGRNTLLPLSRNEILANTSMKVGEATCPKIS; encoded by the coding sequence ATGACCATTCTTCGCACGAGACACGGGTATGTCGCGCGTGGCGTGCTGACGCTCTTCGCGGGGTTCAGCATGGCGTGCAGCGGCATATTCGACGTGGAAGACCCGCAGGCGTTCGGCAACGACGACCTGAACAATCCCGTCATCGTCAAGAACGTGGCTGACGGCGCCGAGGGCTCGCTCCAGCAGGCATACGACGACTTCGTCACCGTGGCCGCGCTCCTGGGCGACGAGATGGAGTCCACATCGACGTGGATCGACTGGGAGAACATTTCCGACGGTCGCCTCCGTGGTGACGAGGCGACCGGCGGTTCGTTCTCCGGTCCGCAGGACCAGCTGCTTCGCGCGCGGTTTGCGGCGCAGGACGCGGCACGTCGCGTTACGGAAGTCCTGGGCGCCGGCGCGGCAACATCGCCGTTGATGGCGCAGGTGCTCTGGACCGACGCCTTTGCCGACCTCACGGTCGGTATGGGTTGGTGCGAAGGTCCGCTCGTGGCCAACGGCCCGCGCGCGCCCAACACGGAGTTCTTCAAGCAGGCAGTCACCAAGCTGACCGCGGCACTGACCGCCGCGAACAGCATCGCCGCGGCGGCCGACAAGGCCAACTGGGTGAACACGATCACGGCGAGCCGCGCGCGCGCGAACCTGTTTGCCGGGAACTACGACGCGGCCCTCGCCGACGCGCTGGCCGTGCCGGCCGGATTCGTCAAGAACGCGATCTACGCCGAGGCGGCAGGAAACCAGCAGAGCACCACGGGTAACCAGTTCCACCAGAACCGCAATCGCTCGGGGGGCCTGCGCCGCATGTACCATTCGCGCGTGCTGGGCACGTTCACGACCACGGCGTATGCCACCGGCGCCCTGGCCGATTGGTACGACAATACCAAGCCCGATCCCCGCATGTCGGTCAACCGGAAGTCGGGCGAGTTGGGCGTGAACAACCGATTTGCGTACTACGGCATCACCAAGTACGCGGATCGTGCGGCCGACCAGCCGATGATCTCGTCGCGCGAGATGAACCTGATCGCCGCCGAGGTGTACATGCGCAAGAACGACTACGCCAACATGACGGCGAAGCTGAACATCGACCGTCGCGCGAATGGTCTGGCGGACATCGTGGCGCCAACCACGGCCGCCGCGGCGCAGAACGCGTTGCTCAACGAACGCATGGCTGTGCTGTTTACCGAAGGCCAGCGCGCGCTCGACCTGCATCGGTTCAACCTCGTCACGAGCGTACTGGGCGCGGGCCGCAACACACTGCTCCCGCTGTCGCGCAACGAGATTCTGGCCAACACGAGCATGAAGGTGGGTGAGGCCACCTGTCCCAAGATCAGCTGA
- a CDS encoding TonB-dependent receptor, translating into MRANGLSFHWRLALTGLMVLGAGTAAAQTGGLSGAVTDRASGLPVSSARIQIVGLQNAAANTDDAGRYFIRNIPVGAHTVRVTRIGYRPETGQTTIAANDTASLSFQIAQSAVELQQVVVTGTGGAVEKRKVGASIGSMDVAAQQEIMPVTNFTQVLSSKVAGVRSTGVGGGVGGAQDLRIRGISSVSLNQRPVIYIDGVRADSRATEWTTATGMASTACCSFSGGTSTDRLSDLNPNDIERVEILKGASAATLYGSEATNGVIQIFTKKGRGEGRTQWNLGLGTGMNRLRENLPTKTFPRFTGPTGFRAKDANDLIKNGSFNQIDLSGQGGTQRSTYFVSALGSREYGSIQPNDQTKGSLRANVNFVPTDKITVEVRSAYARNVINELQAGNNWTALLGNAINGNPRTATAQRPYGEAWIPVADIERMNTKSDADRWTGGITLSYTLTPNFTHRLTAGTDAVNDQKSRFFPYEGAYGPAGVTFGQRNLGVRTYRTTTIDYLGQLNFNLPGGIENNLSFGTQGFWENQRLNIAVGNTFAGPGISTVAGGAVTTGGEAYTETINLGVLAQNRFSWNDRLFVTAGLRMDGNSAFGDDYGFQKYPNANFSYDISKHGFLPAAISNFRLRASWGRSGKMPGPFDSFTSYGSQPVYENVPGIVPLNPGNKNLQPEVTTETEYGFEAGIFGDRVGVEASIYRAETEDAIVPKAFPGSAGFSQAQRVNIGAIQNKGWEASVNYAVYSSPSIDWTTNFKADGNKNKVLSLGGVLLAGTAVQVGYPVSGVWGQKPTGFSVVQGGANCGGLAPVQSFGCPTTTRGSTQEYFGSPLPTFNGSWGNTIRYKSFSLYSLISMEKGAWMNNGDRPYRIRQGGSDEYLSALGPNGERTFRSDSIFQWASILTHFDKRDNVRLREVSLTWQVPANLSSFFKVGRTTISAAGQNLMWWDDCNCVDPNMNWAGADPFTVASGFLAQPSPRQVRLQVRTRF; encoded by the coding sequence ATGAGAGCGAATGGATTGTCATTTCACTGGAGGCTGGCACTGACGGGCCTGATGGTCCTCGGTGCCGGAACCGCAGCAGCACAGACCGGCGGACTGAGCGGAGCCGTGACGGATCGCGCGTCCGGCCTGCCGGTGTCGTCGGCGCGCATCCAGATCGTCGGACTGCAGAACGCGGCCGCGAACACCGACGATGCGGGTCGGTACTTCATCCGCAACATCCCGGTCGGCGCACACACGGTGCGCGTCACGCGCATCGGGTATCGGCCGGAGACGGGTCAGACGACGATCGCCGCGAACGATACGGCGAGCCTGAGCTTCCAGATTGCCCAGAGCGCCGTTGAGCTGCAGCAGGTGGTCGTGACGGGAACGGGTGGTGCGGTGGAGAAGCGCAAGGTCGGTGCGTCGATCGGGTCGATGGACGTGGCCGCGCAGCAGGAGATCATGCCGGTCACGAACTTCACCCAGGTGCTATCGAGCAAGGTGGCGGGTGTTCGCTCGACGGGCGTCGGCGGTGGCGTTGGTGGCGCGCAGGATCTGCGGATCCGCGGCATCTCGTCGGTATCGCTCAACCAGCGTCCGGTGATCTACATCGACGGTGTGCGCGCCGACTCGCGGGCCACGGAGTGGACCACGGCCACGGGCATGGCGTCGACCGCGTGCTGCTCGTTCTCGGGTGGAACGTCGACCGATCGCCTGAGCGATCTGAACCCGAACGACATCGAACGCGTCGAGATCCTCAAGGGCGCGTCGGCGGCCACGCTCTACGGCTCAGAAGCGACCAACGGCGTGATCCAGATCTTCACCAAGAAGGGCCGTGGTGAAGGCCGGACGCAGTGGAACCTCGGCCTCGGCACCGGCATGAACCGGCTGCGCGAGAACCTGCCCACCAAGACGTTCCCGCGCTTCACCGGCCCCACCGGCTTCCGCGCGAAGGACGCCAATGACCTGATCAAGAACGGGTCGTTCAACCAGATCGACCTGAGCGGACAGGGCGGCACGCAGCGCTCGACGTATTTCGTCTCCGCGCTGGGCTCCCGCGAATACGGCTCGATTCAGCCGAACGACCAGACCAAGGGCAGCCTGCGCGCGAACGTGAACTTCGTCCCGACGGACAAGATCACGGTGGAAGTGCGCTCGGCGTACGCGCGCAACGTGATCAACGAGCTGCAGGCCGGAAACAACTGGACGGCGCTCCTTGGCAACGCGATCAACGGCAACCCGCGCACTGCGACGGCGCAGCGCCCGTACGGTGAGGCGTGGATTCCGGTGGCCGACATCGAACGAATGAACACCAAGAGCGATGCGGACCGCTGGACGGGTGGCATCACGCTCTCGTACACGCTGACGCCGAACTTCACGCACCGGCTCACGGCGGGCACCGACGCGGTCAACGACCAGAAGTCGCGCTTCTTCCCGTATGAGGGCGCGTACGGCCCGGCCGGCGTGACCTTCGGCCAGCGCAACCTCGGCGTCCGTACCTATCGCACGACCACCATCGACTACCTCGGCCAGCTGAACTTCAACCTGCCGGGTGGCATCGAGAACAACCTCTCGTTCGGCACGCAGGGCTTCTGGGAGAACCAGCGCCTGAACATCGCGGTCGGCAACACGTTCGCCGGCCCGGGCATCTCGACGGTGGCCGGTGGCGCAGTCACCACGGGTGGCGAGGCGTACACCGAGACCATCAACCTCGGCGTGCTCGCGCAGAACCGCTTCTCCTGGAACGACCGCCTCTTCGTCACCGCCGGCCTGCGCATGGACGGCAACTCGGCGTTCGGTGACGATTACGGATTCCAGAAGTACCCCAACGCAAACTTCTCCTACGACATCTCCAAGCACGGGTTCCTGCCGGCGGCAATCTCCAACTTCCGCCTCCGCGCCTCGTGGGGCCGCTCGGGCAAGATGCCGGGACCGTTCGATTCGTTCACGAGCTACGGCTCGCAGCCAGTGTACGAGAACGTGCCGGGCATCGTTCCGCTCAACCCCGGCAACAAGAACCTGCAGCCTGAAGTGACCACCGAGACGGAATACGGGTTCGAGGCGGGCATCTTCGGGGATCGCGTGGGCGTCGAGGCCTCCATTTATCGCGCGGAGACCGAAGACGCGATCGTCCCCAAGGCGTTCCCGGGCTCGGCCGGCTTCTCCCAGGCGCAGCGCGTGAACATCGGTGCCATCCAGAACAAGGGATGGGAAGCCAGCGTCAACTACGCGGTGTATTCGTCGCCGTCGATCGACTGGACGACGAACTTCAAGGCGGACGGGAACAAGAACAAGGTGCTCTCGCTTGGCGGCGTCCTGCTCGCGGGCACGGCGGTGCAGGTCGGGTACCCTGTGTCCGGCGTTTGGGGCCAGAAGCCGACCGGTTTCTCCGTGGTTCAGGGCGGTGCGAACTGCGGTGGCCTGGCGCCGGTGCAGAGCTTTGGCTGCCCGACCACCACGCGTGGCTCGACGCAGGAGTACTTCGGTTCGCCCCTCCCGACCTTCAACGGGTCGTGGGGCAACACGATTCGCTACAAGTCATTCTCGCTCTACAGCCTCATCTCGATGGAGAAGGGCGCGTGGATGAACAACGGCGACCGTCCGTACCGCATTCGTCAGGGCGGTTCCGACGAGTACCTCAGCGCCCTCGGCCCCAACGGCGAGCGCACCTTCCGCTCGGACTCGATCTTCCAGTGGGCGTCGATCCTCACGCACTTCGACAAGCGTGACAACGTGCGCCTGCGCGAGGTTTCCCTCACGTGGCAGGTCCCGGCGAACCTCAGCTCCTTCTTCAAGGTTGGCCGCACGACGATCTCCGCCGCGGGCCAGAACCTCATGTGGTGGGACGACTGCAACTGCGTCGATCCCAACATGAACTGGGCGGGTGCCGATCCGTTCACGGTGGCCAGCGGATTCCTCGCGCAGCCGTCGCCGAGGCAGGTCCGACTGCAAGTGCGCACCAGGTTCTAA
- a CDS encoding di-heme enzyme — MPCARTRSTLFIAVAAMVACAGEPHAPLDELSGDPTRFSWSLPGGIAPPAVPANNAMSSAKVELGRRLFYDPRLSGNGAFACSSCHRQEFGFADAKNIPVGSTGEAHTRNSMGLANTGWQVTLGWAGPDTRSLEAQALIPMFGEHPIELGLKGQEGPLLRRLEAEPVYRSLFPKAFPVPNPVTVENVTKAIGAFQRTLFSLDAPIDRFRRGDANAITAAAQRGEQVFAAKRCTQCHAGVLFTLAATPGVATAPADSSFANTGLYNLGGAGAYPARNGGLFESTGRPQDMGRMKIPSLRNVGVTFPYMHDGSVGTLEDVVDHYARGGRLITQGTNAGDGRDNPNKDRRITGFAITPQEKTDLVAFLRALTDTTFLTNPRFANPWR; from the coding sequence ATGCCTTGCGCGCGAACTCGTTCAACCCTTTTCATTGCAGTCGCAGCCATGGTGGCGTGCGCTGGTGAGCCGCACGCGCCACTCGACGAGCTTTCGGGCGACCCGACGCGCTTTTCATGGAGCCTCCCTGGCGGCATCGCTCCGCCCGCGGTGCCCGCGAACAACGCCATGTCTTCCGCCAAGGTCGAACTGGGTCGACGACTGTTCTACGACCCTCGACTCTCCGGCAACGGCGCCTTCGCCTGCTCCTCGTGCCATCGCCAGGAGTTCGGCTTCGCCGACGCGAAGAACATTCCGGTGGGCAGCACCGGCGAGGCGCACACGCGAAACTCGATGGGACTCGCCAACACCGGCTGGCAGGTGACGCTCGGTTGGGCCGGCCCAGATACACGCTCCCTGGAAGCCCAGGCGCTGATTCCGATGTTCGGTGAGCACCCCATCGAGCTCGGACTCAAGGGTCAGGAGGGCCCGCTGCTGCGCCGTCTCGAGGCAGAGCCCGTCTACCGCTCCCTTTTCCCCAAGGCGTTCCCGGTTCCCAATCCAGTCACGGTCGAAAACGTGACGAAGGCCATCGGCGCCTTCCAGCGCACCCTCTTTTCCCTCGACGCGCCGATCGATCGCTTTCGGCGCGGTGACGCCAACGCCATCACGGCGGCTGCACAGCGAGGTGAGCAGGTGTTTGCGGCGAAGCGCTGCACGCAATGCCACGCGGGCGTGCTCTTCACGCTGGCGGCCACACCTGGAGTGGCGACCGCACCGGCGGACTCCTCGTTCGCCAACACCGGTCTCTACAACCTGGGCGGCGCTGGCGCGTATCCGGCGCGCAACGGTGGGCTGTTCGAGAGCACGGGACGGCCGCAGGACATGGGCCGCATGAAGATCCCGTCGCTGCGCAACGTCGGCGTCACTTTTCCCTACATGCACGACGGCAGCGTCGGCACGCTGGAAGACGTCGTGGACCACTACGCGCGGGGCGGTCGACTCATCACGCAGGGCACCAACGCCGGTGACGGGCGTGACAACCCCAACAAGGACCGCCGCATCACCGGCTTCGCCATCACACCCCAGGAGAAGACTGACCTCGTGGCCTTCCTTCGGGCGCTGACCGACACGACGTTCCTGACCAACCCCCGCTTCGCGAACCCCTGGCGTTAG
- a CDS encoding mechanosensitive ion channel family protein encodes MFALLQIPSDFLGNPMRAWTTAGLVAGAVLVLLTLVKMVLGRRLTVIASRTTSDVDDIAAELLTKVRWYFVVALSLRSGSVALTLDPGIQRAIRQVAAIAVLLQLAVWGTALIKYWLRRWGARTEAGVSTLNAIGLAAKGLLWALIFVLALRNVLDYDISALLTGLGIGGIAIALAVQNVLGDLFAALSIVLDRPFEVGDTIAVDTFTGSVEHIGLKSTRVRALTGEQVIFSNADLLKSRVRNLKRQHDRRAILTIGITHHTPPDLVATIPAILRECVQSQPMTRFDRSHFTRFAESWLEFETVYFVGNPDYATFMDTQQAVNIAVLRAFRAQGIDFAFPTRTILERRADA; translated from the coding sequence ATGTTCGCCCTGCTGCAGATCCCGTCCGACTTCCTGGGCAACCCCATGCGCGCATGGACGACCGCCGGCCTCGTCGCCGGCGCGGTGCTCGTGCTGCTCACGCTCGTCAAGATGGTCCTCGGGCGGCGGCTCACCGTGATTGCCAGTCGCACCACCAGCGACGTCGACGACATCGCCGCTGAGCTCCTGACCAAGGTGCGATGGTACTTCGTGGTGGCGCTCTCGCTGCGCTCCGGAAGCGTTGCGCTCACGCTCGACCCCGGCATCCAGCGCGCCATCCGTCAGGTGGCGGCGATCGCGGTGCTGCTGCAGCTGGCCGTCTGGGGTACGGCCCTCATCAAGTACTGGCTGCGTCGCTGGGGCGCCCGGACCGAAGCGGGCGTATCGACACTCAACGCCATTGGCCTGGCGGCGAAAGGCCTGCTCTGGGCGCTCATCTTCGTGCTCGCCCTGCGCAACGTCCTCGACTACGACATCTCGGCGCTGCTCACGGGCCTCGGCATCGGAGGCATAGCGATCGCCCTCGCGGTGCAGAACGTGCTCGGCGATCTGTTCGCGGCACTCTCCATCGTGCTCGATCGCCCCTTCGAGGTGGGTGACACCATCGCCGTCGACACGTTCACCGGCTCGGTCGAACACATCGGCCTCAAGAGCACCCGCGTCCGCGCGCTCACCGGCGAGCAGGTGATCTTCTCCAACGCCGACCTGCTCAAGAGCCGCGTGCGCAACCTCAAGCGACAGCACGATCGGCGCGCGATACTCACGATCGGCATCACGCACCACACCCCGCCGGACCTGGTCGCGACGATTCCCGCGATCCTCCGTGAGTGCGTCCAGTCGCAGCCCATGACGCGATTCGACCGCTCGCATTTCACGCGCTTCGCCGAATCGTGGCTCGAGTTCGAGACGGTCTACTTCGTGGGGAACCCGGACTACGCAACCTTCATGGACACGCAACAAGCCGTGAACATCGCGGTGCTGCGTGCCTTCAGGGCGCAGGGCATCGACTTCGCGTTCCCCACCCGCACGATCCTGGAACGCCGAGCCGACGCCTGA
- a CDS encoding ABC transporter permease, with protein MLWKEFIQLRRDRFTLGMVVGVPAIQIALFGFAIRTEVRHLPLLVLDESRTSQSRALVQAMVNTRNFDLQGHVTDREDVRRAIERGDAQAALVIPPSFATDLKRRRTATAQMIVDAADPMASSAAIGAAAQAGAVVAGVLGSPGVVPLEVRVRPWYNPALESAVYIVPGVTGVLLTMTLILINGLAIVRERERGTLEQLVVTPISRTGLMLGKLFPFALVGYVQMTVVLLIGSLAFDVPMRGSVGLLYLMALPFIIASLGIGLLISTLVRTQAQALQLAFLVLLPTILLSGFMFPRQAMPAAAQWIGAAFPVTYFLRILRGILLKGAGWPALWRETLVLSVFAIVLVVLATTRFRKSVE; from the coding sequence ATGTTGTGGAAGGAGTTCATCCAGCTCCGCCGCGACCGGTTCACGCTGGGCATGGTGGTCGGCGTGCCGGCCATCCAGATCGCCCTCTTCGGCTTTGCGATCCGGACCGAGGTCCGACACCTCCCGCTGCTCGTACTCGACGAATCGCGCACGAGTCAGAGCCGGGCGCTCGTGCAGGCGATGGTCAACACCCGGAACTTCGATCTGCAGGGTCACGTCACCGATCGCGAAGACGTCCGCCGCGCCATCGAGCGGGGCGATGCGCAGGCCGCACTGGTGATTCCGCCCTCGTTTGCCACCGACCTCAAGCGACGCCGTACGGCGACAGCACAGATGATCGTGGACGCCGCCGATCCCATGGCGTCATCTGCCGCGATCGGCGCGGCGGCGCAGGCAGGAGCCGTTGTTGCCGGCGTGCTCGGTTCACCAGGCGTGGTCCCGCTCGAGGTCCGGGTGCGGCCGTGGTACAACCCCGCGCTCGAAAGCGCCGTCTACATTGTGCCCGGCGTCACGGGCGTTCTGCTGACGATGACGCTGATCCTCATCAATGGGCTCGCCATCGTGCGCGAACGCGAGCGCGGTACGCTGGAACAACTCGTCGTGACGCCCATCTCGCGCACCGGCCTCATGCTGGGAAAGCTCTTTCCGTTCGCTCTGGTTGGGTACGTGCAGATGACGGTGGTGCTGCTCATCGGGAGCCTGGCGTTCGACGTCCCCATGCGAGGGAGCGTCGGGCTGCTCTACCTGATGGCGTTGCCGTTCATCATTGCAAGCCTGGGCATCGGCCTCCTGATCTCGACGCTCGTGCGCACGCAAGCGCAGGCGCTCCAGCTGGCGTTCCTCGTGTTGCTGCCAACGATCCTTCTCTCCGGCTTCATGTTTCCGCGGCAGGCGATGCCAGCTGCCGCGCAGTGGATAGGCGCCGCGTTCCCCGTGACGTACTTTCTGCGCATCCTGCGCGGGATCCTGCTCAAGGGGGCGGGGTGGCCCGCCCTCTGGCGCGAGACGCTCGTCCTCTCCGTCTTCGCGATCGTGCTCGTGGTGCTGGCCACGACGCGGTTCCGAAAGTCGGTGGAGTAG
- a CDS encoding ABC transporter ATP-binding protein, whose product MHIERGEVFGLLGPNGSGKTTTIRMLCGLIEPTAGEATVAGLDAVHDAESVRKRIGYMSQKYGLYDELTIVENIRFYATLYGLFGAARDARVDELLTDLSLRERARQFAGQLSGGWKQRLALACATAHRPDVLFLDEPTAGVDPASRRLFWEWIYRLGREGTTIVVTTHYMDEAERCARLAFMSRGHLIAMGTGAEVTAQFGQATIEDVFIELQRRDEGAIAGRTTVRA is encoded by the coding sequence ATGCACATCGAGCGCGGTGAGGTCTTTGGCCTCCTCGGGCCCAACGGATCGGGCAAGACGACGACCATCCGCATGCTGTGCGGGCTCATCGAGCCGACAGCGGGCGAGGCGACCGTGGCCGGACTGGACGCCGTCCACGACGCCGAGTCGGTGCGAAAGCGCATCGGCTACATGTCGCAGAAGTACGGGCTGTATGACGAGCTCACGATCGTCGAGAACATCCGGTTCTACGCCACGCTGTACGGCCTGTTTGGTGCGGCGCGAGACGCGCGGGTGGACGAGTTGCTGACCGACCTGAGTCTGCGCGAGCGCGCCCGACAGTTTGCCGGGCAGCTCTCCGGCGGCTGGAAGCAGCGCCTTGCTCTCGCGTGTGCCACGGCGCATCGGCCAGACGTGCTCTTTCTCGACGAACCGACGGCGGGTGTCGATCCGGCGAGCCGACGCCTCTTCTGGGAATGGATCTATCGGCTTGGTCGCGAGGGAACGACGATCGTCGTGACGACGCACTACATGGACGAAGCCGAACGCTGCGCGCGGCTGGCCTTCATGAGCCGCGGCCACCTGATCGCCATGGGAACGGGTGCGGAGGTCACGGCGCAGTTCGGGCAAGCCACCATCGAAGACGTCTTTATTGAGCTGCAGCGGCGGGACGAAGGGGCGATCGCCGGCCGCACGACCGTGCGAGCCTGA
- a CDS encoding HlyD family efflux transporter periplasmic adaptor subunit, which yields MNQDLLTQLEAERPTDKGARRLRWFMSGQCALVLALVGLVACGDADDTTRATGTVELTETDVAPLSSGRVLRVLVDEGAVVHTGDTLVVLSQSALPPEIEAGRARVSMAESELRDLRAGARAPELERARADLAAAVANATNARREATRLRTLQQSGGVAVIQVDAAETVAKVAEERVVTARESVRLLEAGARPERLRAAEGAVQQSRAQLASLTARAGELVLVAPHAGVVLGRHVEPGEAIAAGVPAVSLGDPRAPWVRVFVAPAAFETLALGDAAMVRTPGGAGATYPATVVALSPRAEFTPRVAMTETERADLLFGVKLSVSDTTGRLKAGLPVTVTFARDSVR from the coding sequence ATGAATCAGGACCTTCTCACCCAACTGGAAGCAGAGCGGCCGACCGACAAGGGCGCACGCCGTCTCCGCTGGTTCATGAGCGGGCAGTGTGCGCTCGTCCTCGCCCTCGTCGGACTCGTCGCCTGCGGTGACGCCGATGACACGACGCGCGCCACCGGCACGGTCGAGCTGACCGAGACCGACGTCGCGCCGCTCAGCAGCGGTCGCGTGTTGCGCGTGCTCGTCGACGAAGGTGCGGTCGTGCATACGGGTGACACCCTCGTGGTGCTCTCCCAGTCCGCGCTGCCGCCCGAGATCGAAGCCGGACGCGCACGCGTGAGCATGGCCGAGTCCGAGTTGCGGGACCTTCGCGCCGGGGCGCGTGCGCCGGAACTGGAGCGGGCACGCGCGGACCTGGCCGCCGCCGTCGCAAACGCAACGAACGCGCGCCGTGAGGCTACGCGCCTGCGCACGCTCCAGCAGAGCGGAGGCGTCGCCGTCATCCAGGTCGATGCCGCCGAGACAGTGGCGAAGGTCGCCGAGGAGCGCGTGGTCACCGCGCGCGAGTCGGTTCGGCTGCTCGAAGCGGGCGCGAGGCCCGAGCGCCTGCGTGCCGCCGAAGGGGCCGTGCAGCAGTCGCGCGCCCAGCTCGCCTCGCTCACCGCGCGCGCCGGGGAGCTGGTGCTGGTGGCGCCGCACGCGGGCGTCGTCCTTGGCCGCCACGTGGAGCCGGGTGAGGCCATCGCCGCCGGCGTGCCCGCCGTTTCGTTAGGCGACCCCCGAGCCCCATGGGTCCGTGTTTTTGTCGCGCCCGCCGCGTTCGAGACGCTGGCGCTCGGCGACGCGGCGATGGTCCGGACACCCGGGGGCGCGGGCGCCACGTATCCGGCCACGGTCGTTGCGCTCAGCCCGCGCGCCGAGTTCACGCCGCGGGTGGCGATGACGGAAACCGAGCGCGCCGACCTGCTATTTGGCGTGAAGCTCAGCGTCAGCGACACGACCGGGCGTCTCAAGGCCGGATTGCCCGTCACGGTGACTTTCGCGCGGGATTCGGTCCGGTGA
- a CDS encoding TetR/AcrR family transcriptional regulator has product MPPADLDSRARILVAAETLFAHKGFAATSIKDIGRASSRNTALIHYYFTSKEQLYREVLRNALEHVMGSVGPAIAGNDDDPETLLRAFVRAQAMALRARPQVIPLMVREMTDAGAAHASEQIHTLAATVFARVCALVENGQRLGIFRRDADPRFTAISLVAQLNWLMLARPAVGVLLGRGLGEVHEADISAFADHAADLVIGGLRARPAAKRATAASRRQPAGVRTRRSR; this is encoded by the coding sequence ATGCCACCCGCCGACCTCGACTCCCGGGCCCGTATCCTCGTCGCCGCCGAAACGCTCTTCGCGCACAAGGGATTCGCGGCGACGTCCATCAAGGACATCGGGCGCGCGTCCTCCCGGAACACGGCGCTGATCCACTACTACTTCACGTCCAAGGAACAGCTGTACCGCGAGGTGCTGCGCAACGCCCTCGAACACGTGATGGGATCCGTGGGCCCGGCGATCGCCGGCAACGACGACGATCCCGAAACGCTCCTCCGTGCCTTCGTGCGGGCACAGGCCATGGCGCTCCGGGCCCGGCCGCAGGTCATCCCGCTCATGGTGCGTGAGATGACCGACGCAGGCGCCGCGCACGCCTCCGAGCAGATCCACACGCTCGCCGCCACAGTCTTTGCGCGCGTCTGCGCCCTCGTCGAGAACGGACAACGACTTGGCATTTTCCGACGTGATGCCGATCCGCGATTCACCGCCATCTCCCTCGTCGCACAGCTCAACTGGCTGATGCTGGCTCGGCCCGCCGTGGGCGTCCTGCTCGGTCGCGGTCTGGGGGAGGTGCACGAGGCCGACATCTCGGCGTTCGCCGATCACGCCGCCGATCTCGTGATCGGCGGCCTCAGGGCCAGGCCTGCAGCCAAACGAGCGACAGCCGCGTCGCGCCGCCAACCGGCCGGTGTGCGAACGAGGAGATCCCGATGA
- a CDS encoding SufE family protein: MSLPPRIAALLDRFQSLGREDKMAALVSQARKLEPLPERFAAISDMSYAVPECQTPVRIFPEMTNGRIHFYADINVRQSPTVAAFLSIVFGAVNDEPPASTLAIPEHFVRALMQGLGLGTREVGLEALVARLKRHAREATA, translated from the coding sequence ATGTCCCTGCCCCCTCGCATCGCTGCCCTGCTCGATCGGTTCCAGTCCCTCGGCCGCGAGGACAAGATGGCTGCGCTGGTCAGCCAGGCACGAAAACTCGAGCCGCTGCCCGAACGCTTTGCCGCCATATCCGACATGAGCTACGCGGTTCCGGAATGCCAGACGCCGGTGCGCATCTTCCCCGAGATGACCAACGGCCGGATCCACTTCTATGCCGACATCAACGTGCGCCAGTCGCCCACCGTCGCGGCGTTCCTCAGCATCGTGTTTGGTGCGGTGAATGACGAACCGCCCGCCTCCACCCTCGCGATCCCCGAGCACTTCGTGCGCGCCCTGATGCAGGGACTCGGCCTTGGCACGCGGGAGGTCGGGCTCGAGGCGCTCGTCGCGCGACTCAAGCGCCACGCGCGCGAAGCCACTGCCTGA